Proteins encoded in a region of the Nocardia asteroides genome:
- a CDS encoding rRNA methyltransferase: MTRRVTTRNASVQVWQAYLNNRTKRHRDGRFLVQGVRPITQAVANDWPLETLLYRLGGPELSSWARELLDTSAVPQVGLVPELMAELGEKSGGIPELVAVAESRQPGLETFQPGEPGEDAPVVVVFDRPNSPGNLGTLIRSADAFGASGVIVTGHGADQYDPQAVRASTGSLFAVPVFRVAGPAQVLEFRNRQVRRGIPTRIVGTDEHGRDAAYDYDFTDATILVIGNETSGMSAAWQTACDDMVHIPMGGTASSLGAPSAAAVTLYEISRQRRTFAK; encoded by the coding sequence GTGACCCGACGTGTGACCACGCGCAACGCCTCCGTCCAGGTGTGGCAGGCCTACCTCAACAACCGCACCAAACGTCATCGCGACGGCCGTTTCCTGGTGCAAGGTGTCCGTCCGATCACTCAGGCCGTGGCCAACGACTGGCCGCTGGAGACGCTGCTGTACCGCCTCGGCGGCCCGGAGCTGTCGAGCTGGGCGCGCGAACTGCTGGACACCAGTGCTGTGCCGCAGGTCGGCTTGGTGCCCGAGCTGATGGCCGAACTCGGCGAGAAGTCCGGTGGCATACCGGAATTGGTGGCGGTCGCGGAGTCGCGCCAACCCGGGCTGGAGACCTTCCAGCCGGGGGAGCCGGGGGAGGACGCACCGGTGGTCGTGGTCTTCGACCGGCCCAACTCACCGGGCAACCTCGGCACGCTGATCCGCTCGGCAGACGCCTTCGGCGCCAGTGGAGTCATCGTCACCGGGCACGGCGCCGACCAGTACGACCCGCAGGCCGTTCGCGCTTCGACCGGTTCGCTGTTCGCCGTGCCGGTGTTCCGCGTCGCCGGGCCCGCGCAGGTACTGGAGTTCCGCAATCGGCAGGTCCGCCGCGGCATTCCGACCCGCATCGTGGGGACCGACGAGCACGGCAGGGACGCCGCCTACGACTACGACTTCACCGACGCGACCATCCTCGTCATCGGCAACGAGACCAGCGGCATGAGCGCCGCCTGGCAGACGGCCTGCGACGACATGGTGCACATCCCGATGGGCGGCACTGCCAGCTCGCTGGGGGCGCCCTCGGCGGCGGCGGTGACGCTCTACGAAATTTCCCGGCAGCGCAGGACGTTTGCCAAGTGA